A window of Aquila chrysaetos chrysaetos chromosome 19, bAquChr1.4, whole genome shotgun sequence genomic DNA:
agcaCGCAGAGAGATGAGCAAGGATAATGAAGGGTGGTGGCAGTCTGAGTACCTGTCATGTCGCACCAGAACTAAAGCTCTTGCTTCAAAAAATAGCAGCAActttatgagaagaaaaagccagtCCTATTGAACATGTTCTAATTTTTCCTATCTTGAATCCAGCCATAGACAATTACTTGTCACTAAAAATTGTGAAACAGTGGCCATAGTTGGATCATTCATCAGCAACATTTCCAAGATATGCATCTTCCTGAACAATACCAGAAATAAATCTTCTAGTATCATATTCATAGGCTTCTTGCTCACAGTAAAATGCTAAAAGATTAACTGGATACCAGTTAATTGGTGTTTTGTGGATCTTTGTATGAGCTGAACAGGAAGTGTTTTACAAGAGTCGGAAACTGTTTACTCTACTGTAATAGTGTCTCTAACTACTTCAACAATTAAATCATTGTAGGGATTGCGTGAAGTGTATTTATTACTGTTGCTAATTGGAATGCATGAATCCAAAGAAGAAAGCTGTTATCCTGTGAGCTGAACCTGACTTCTCTGAGTACAGTGAAATTTATCTTGCAAGGGAAAATATTGTATAAATTCAGACACTTCTTTGCAGTATTTACTATTTGTGTCACGCTAACATTGTcctatgattatttttaataattgctAGTCTCTTCTTTACTTTGTGGCTCAACTGCTTTTATAAATTCATGCAAATGCTCTCCCAGAGGATAAATTGAAGGAATTCTGACATATTCTAGGGTCTTTTGTGTCTCTGTTGCCAATTAAACCTGGTCTGATCATGACCATTAACTCTGTAGCTCAAAAGGAAGTCTACTAAAGAGCATTGATGTGGCAGCCCTATCTGTGAGGTTAGGAAAGGGCAAGAAGGGGAACAAGAGAATTCAAGGAGCTGCATACCAGGAGATGAGACTATGATGATCTCCAGTGGACAACCCAATCACTGTCCGGGGCCAGCATCAGGTATGGTTAAGTCCTGGCTGCTGTTACCCATAAACCGGCCTTTTGTCTCTTGGTGCGTGCAGGTATGTGTCACCAGCATCCATGAGTGGACTCATTATCCCCGGGACAACCCCTGAAGGTGTTAGCACCAGTACAGTCCATCAGGAAGCTCTTGAGCTACTGGGagacaaagcaagagaaaatatttatttagaagcCATTCCTGAGAGCAGAACACATTAGATGTGTCACTCACAGAGCATTGAGGGACAGGCTCTTTCCTTTACCCGAGTCATGAAGACTTAAATACTACCAGGGTGCATAGGTTGTGTGATGGCTTTTTTCTCGAGGAGCTGGTGGGCATCCTCAAGGAAGGCATGTTCCTTTGTGTCTCAAGTAGTTATTCCCATTTTTGTCCTAGCttagaggaaaatgaaatgggtATGTAAAGATTAGCTATGGTTTACTTTAAAATTCTCAATTTTGGTAGTGTATATGAAGATAGAATAGAATTTTGTAACTGTTGGAACAGCTGAGCATTCATTTTAGTCATGCATTAGTCTAGATTGTATCTTCCATTCTAGTTTCTTCTACTTGATAATTGCAGTGCTGTTTTTTATAAgtgcataaaaataaagtgttattGTCATGTTCCCTTGAGTAACTTAATTACTATATTTTTGAGGTAACTGACTACTGTAATTATGTAATACATCTTCTGTGTACAGAAAGCTTTATGCatataactttaaaatacatggtAGGTGTTGAGTTACACttgttttactatttttttccttagtaagATGTGACTTTTCTCCTACTTTGaataatttcagtgaagaacatAATAGAAAAAGTAAACATGCCAATGTATTCTTAGTTtagatttgtttatttgtttgcttttttcccttgggctttttaaaagctgaaactGATATAcaatattttgtaaatgtgcctcaatttttatttttttttaattttcattgttgCAATGAAGAAAGTAtactcactttttaaaaaaaacccctcctaGTCTTTGAGATTACTAGGAAGTAAACTGAAATGTAAGTTTGATATTACTGAAGTActgacagaaacaaaagctaTGGGGATTTTAAATCCACCTTTTCATTTCAATAAGTTAATGAAGAAATGTGCTTATACCAATTTAAGtcagctgtttctcttctgaaCAATTCAACAAAAACTTGAAGCTTGGATGTAATGGTAAACAGTAAATCCAATTGGCAGTTTTTATCACATTCAGATTGGAAGCTTGGTCTACCTTTTACTTTGAGTCATTTTACTCTGTTGAGAAATGCACTCCAGAAGTATATGTCAAGTTTCCCAAaaaccaataaatattttactgctaAAGAACTTCCAGACTTTTTCCAGTGACCAAATGATCTCAGCTGTTTCTTACCCTGTTGTCAGtcttcactttttatttcatatttctttaatTCAAGAAAGAATATATTGACAATATTAATGTGCCAATACTGTATTCACAGATTGGATTAATGGTCCTGGGGTTGAGAAGGTGAGGACACGTTGTTTTGGAAATCCAGACAAGTTTCTTTATAAATGATCACTAATGCAGGATGCAGAttaatgcccccccccccccactgttCTGGACTGCTATGCTCATTCCGTAACGAGCATCCAGCCAAAGCTATGGATGCAGATGGATAacagatttttcactttataaAGCAGAACAGGTCTAGATCTGCCATCTAGACAGAGAAACTTCTCTGTGGCATGCTAGTGGGATAAAGGCCAGGACAGtgaaagcagctggagaaggtggGGCTTTTAACAGGGGGCTGCTAGATGGACTTTTCCGCTTCACTAGCCTGTCACCACTGCTCATCATATAACTGGTCACTGTCATCTTTTGATCCCATATATGGGACCAAGACAAGGTCTAACATATAAGAAGTGGTCAGCTGTATGGAGCAATAACGCTTGAGTACATACAGCTTTGTTGTCTGGAGTGCTCCCGTAGAATAGGGTTGGAGGCCGTATAATTTTCTCCATGTTAAAATGGTTGCAACTAATTGGTCTAGTTATAATTGATAGACCTTCAAAGCAGTATGAGAGATACTAGCTACAACATAAGACCTCTTGTTGCCTCCTGACATACGCTGCTGCCTGTGTTGGGTTGGATTATGCATCCCCTTCCACATTGTCAGGTACAGTTGTAACCAGAGAGCCACAGAGCTTTCTGTCATTCTAGGTAGGAATATAAACAATTAGACAAAAGATGGGGAGGTTAATAGAGCTGGCTATGTCACATCCCTAAGGAAAAGTGTAGGCAAATCTTATGCATGTAAAAGGTTAAGATTAATTATTAAATCCTTCTCTGATTTGCATGTTCAGGAAGAACATCAACAATCATTTTCCACTATCATTTCCAGATGTCTTTTTGCTCCTAGATATAAGGTGagcaggctggagctggggctAGTCAGATACCATCAGGTCTTCTCAGTTTCTTGCACAGCTCCACAAGCTAATCAGGCAGAGGTGACCGAAGCAGCAAGATGTTGCCACCAGTTCTTCTCATTTCAATAAGTATTGTAGCTATTGAAGTTGCTGCTGGATTTATTGGAAATGGATTTATTACAGCTGTTAATATCATTAACTggatcaaaagcaaaaaaatttcttccgCTGATATGATCCTGATCTTTCTGAGCACATCAAGACTTATCTTACAGGTGACCATACTAATGCACATTCATAGTCTCTACTTTGCAGACGCATTTAAGTTGGCTTCCGTGTACAAAGCTTTTGGAGCTGTATGGATGTTTGCAAACCATGCCAGTTTGTGGTTCAGTACCTGGCTCTATGTACTTTACTGTGTAAAAATAATCAATGTCACCCAATGGCTGTTGCTGCAAATCAAGCTCAGAATAGCTGGGATGGTCCCATGGCTTCTTCTAGGATCGCTGGTGATCTCTTCTGTGACTTCTCTTCCTTTGCTATGGATTACACCCAGCACTTACCTCTGCAGCTCAACGGGGAACTGTATAGAAAACAGCACAGCACATATCACTGACTGGGATAGTTCCTATCTctacctgctgctgctttactttgtaggttgtttttttcctctggtacTATCTGTGGTAACCTCAGCTCTATTGATTACTTCTCTACGGAAACACACGAAGAAGATGCAATCTTATGTAGATACTTTCAGGGATCCTTTGATAGATGTTCACCTAACTGTCATTAAAtccattatttctttcttgatcCTATACCTTTCCAGTTTCGTAGCTCAAATTCTGTTGATACTGTCAACTTCTCAAAGTAAAGATGTTGTGAAAGTTGCACTATCCTTAGTTGTAGCTGGGGCATACCCTTCCATACACTCTATTATCCTGATTATAGTAAATTCAAAACTCAAATTGGCATTTAGGATCCTTTGCCAGCATTTTAAGTGCCATTTGGAAAATACGACTTTAAGCCTTATGTTATAGCTTGAGAGAAACACTCTCCAGTAACAGTTCTGGAATCAAGTCTTTTATGCATGAATTGTTTCACCATCTCTTTTTAGTCAGTAACTTTCATCTTTCAGAGATTTCTGTGATCAGATCTTCTCAGAACATCTGAAACAATatgcatttttgcctttttttctacACCACTCTTTCTCTGTCAATCTTATTTAATAAAGAGTGAGAATAAGAATGCACTGAAAGGAAACATTGCACTTAAATAATAAATCAAGTACAGGATGCGTTGTGATTTCAGATTCTCAGTTTAAGATTGACAGGTTTATGATATGTTTGAATTGAAGAAAATGCTACTTAAACAGAGACAAAATTTACAGAGCTCACAAACATCAGTTCTCTGCTGAAGGATCTTTCACCTGAGAAGCTTAAAATTGGACTAAACATACGTGGTACAAGCCATAGCTGGTGTGACATACAAACAGAATATGCTTCTAGACATGAAAAAATAGCTAAAAGATAACCTGAGGGAGAATTAAGATTTGGAAACATACAACCAATTAATGTAATCAAATTACATTCTGAATCAGGTTTATTTGTGTTAGGATTCCAGTATGTATATAGCAACTTAGTGGTTAAATACCACTTTAAAATGGATCCTTTTgttcaaaacatattttatggtaatttatttggttttcttgAAAGTGGATTACTAGGTGGTGATTACAGATGTAGGTACATAGATCTACCTGTCCACTACAGAAAATCTCCTTCTTGTTGAGTCGACCTGTTCTGATCACAAATTTGCCTTTTCCATGATGTGCTGTTGCTTGGAGTAGTTGTGAGTTGTTTCTAAGGCTGTTCTTTTTTACTACTTTATGTTACTGTGTAGTTTCACATGAGGTTGATGAAATAAGTTCAACAAAACCTGTCGTCTTTTATTAAATAGTGTGTTAGATGATTCTACTCTGAAGTTCTCAGCTCAGCTGAGGTATTTTCATGCTGCATATCCTCTCTGCAGGAATTTAGATAATGCTAGATCACAAATCACTATGGTGAGGGTTTCAGTCCCATCTATAAAACTAATGAGCAGGGTGATTCACTTAGTCTTGGAGTGTATCAGCTTCAGTGTTTGAAACATTGGAGTAATACCtttataaaatgctttgaaattacTATTTAACAATATTAGGTAAAGGGTGAATATGATGTTTTTAACTGatatcttaaaatactttttacaaTGAAATATATGTTAATAGGAGGCATAAATGAATGCACAGTGTAATATGAAGTGATACGATTATTAACATGTGTAAACAGTGGGCTCAAACTGCacagaaggagaggaggatgaTTAAACCCAAAACCACAGCGTTTGGAGGTGCAGTACAACGTACCGTAAAACTAAGACTACCGTAACGTCCAGTGCTGTGCATGCTGCATCGAGAGAGACCCCGAAGTCCCTCGAGAGCCCTGCCTGCGTCGTTCTGCAGGGAAGCAGATGGGAACCGCCGCGCTCACGCCGCAGCACCAGCCCGCTCCGCAGCTGCGTGTCCTGCCAACGTGGACGAAGACTGGAAGAGTCACACAGCGGTAGCTCTTTTGGtcctttttccagctggaaacaTCACGAAAAGAAAGCCTCCTGAAACAAACGAGGGATTCTTtggtggtggttggtttttgttttttggtttttgtttttttgagttttttcttgggggggacagggggatgTTGGTattggtgtttgggttttttaacctGTTCAGGAAGCTCTGGTAAAATTCATTTCCCCAATGAGCTCATTTCTCCTTAGGTGTTTCCAAACCTGTTTCTGGTGGCAGTCTGAAGGAAAGAGATCAGAGCCAAGTATGAAAATAATGACCCCTGCTCAGCTTTTTCACTGCCTCCTCACCTTCAGGAGGGGGAGATCTGAAGCAGGAACAATGATTAATAAAATATCCTTCAGTGCTTCCAGGGGAGAGGAGGATAAAGCTCAAGCACTTGATGTCTTTATATTGTATTGATGAAAGTT
This region includes:
- the LOC115353621 gene encoding taste receptor type 2 member 40-like — translated: MLPPVLLISISIVAIEVAAGFIGNGFITAVNIINWIKSKKISSADMILIFLSTSRLILQVTILMHIHSLYFADAFKLASVYKAFGAVWMFANHASLWFSTWLYVLYCVKIINVTQWLLLQIKLRIAGMVPWLLLGSLVISSVTSLPLLWITPSTYLCSSTGNCIENSTAHITDWDSSYLYLLLLYFVGCFFPLVLSVVTSALLITSLRKHTKKMQSYVDTFRDPLIDVHLTVIKSIISFLILYLSSFVAQILLILSTSQSKDVVKVALSLVVAGAYPSIHSIILIIVNSKLKLAFRILCQHFKCHLENTTLSLML